Genomic DNA from bacterium:
CTTTTCACCGGATCAGGGTTATCGCGGAGACGAGGTGAAGATCTTTGTGCTCCGTTGACGCGGAGCCTCCCTTGTTGGCACCTGAAGGTCCCTTCCACCGGAAATCCTCTCCGCCCCGACTTCTCCCGGTTTAATATCCATGGAGATAAGGAACTCCCAACTCTGGATCCTCAACCTCTCCGTATCTGGTCTGTGGAAGGCTGCTCGCTTAAGTCTTCGGCCAGTGGAGGAGGGTTATGCCGGCCATGATCAGGAGAAGGGCCAAGATCTTGTTTAACCCGAAAGGTTCCTTCCACATGTAATGGGAAATGACGGCTATGATGACGTAACTTATCGAAACGCTGGGAAAAGCCACCGAAAGGGGAATCCGCTTCAATGAGAACAGGTAAAAGACGGCGGCCACCGAATACAGGGAAAAGGCGGTCACCGTTGAAAGATTGAAAATCCCGAAGGTCTCAGTTT
This window encodes:
- a CDS encoding SMR family transporter yields the protein MSSYIFLLISICLGIAGQVFFKMGALKTETFGIFNLSTVTAFSLYSVAAVFYLFSLKRIPLSVAFPSVSISYVIIAVISHYMWKEPFGLNKILALLLIMAGITLLHWPKT